taggaaacacagcaggcagtaaaaggcagaaataataagtttataataataattacatgGAAACATCTGTTTGGTCAAACAGCAGATgtggaatttattttattttagtttttcagggtttttatcgttaactcagtttccctgggtcttttccccgtgtgttatgaatacattttctcttttattgGTACCAGTACTTATTTTGCTGTATTTATCAGCAACACGTTAAAggctggtccgtgaaaatattgtcggacataaattggtccgtggcgcaaaaaaggctGCTGCCTTAGATAGGAAACCTGTGCCCCCTGGTGGATAATGACAGTACTGCATTACACACCTGCCACACAATATTGTACACACCAATATGGGCAACAGATGTTTTTCACTTTGAGCAGCTGCAAACCTGAATCTTAGTTCCTGTGCAGCCTCATGTGTGCTGAAGTCGTAACCATCTGTGACATCATtcagtgtgagagagtgtgGAGATGCTGCTGGTTTGATCCAGTTTACACATCTGCTCAATGAGGTTTGTTTGAGTCCAGCTCAGATTATTCAGCTTCAATTCAAGATTATTCATGAAGCAGCAGAAAACAACAACCATCTGAAGGCActtttacagtaaaaacatgAGAAACACAAAGTCCCTGAAAACTGCATGAACTGAGTCAACAGGTCAGAAAATGTTCTgataaaaacagatttattgtTACAGAAAGAAAAGTAAACAAGATTCATGCTCATAGAAATAAATATACTGAATACAGTGTGCAATAATAAAGTTAAGAAGTGCGCGCAGTGCTTAAAGCTGTATATAATAAACATTAGAAGCTTCTGTGATAAAAACATGAGTGTTTTAGCAGCAGGTAGTTTGACGTTAGCTCAGCAGGAGGTCGAGAACAGGAAGTAACAGCTACAGCTCACAGTATGAAGATTAGTTTTATATTGCACTAAACTTAACTTCTTATAAAGACTTCAGCTGGTGTTCATGAAGGTCGATGAGCAGACAGGGAGGAGCTAAAGACACAACTGTAACTTTGGGACAGTTTTCTACTTCTTAAAAACTATTATGGACGTTTAAacatgaaatatgaaaatgtttgttgatgttttacaccaaagaaaaagaaaattacaaaaattaatgaaaatcTTATTTTGGCACTTCTTGAAGGCACGGTGGCATATCAGTCTGCTCCTGTTTCACTTATAATAACTAATTTAAATTTCCTGAAgcacaaaaaaatctgtttggaataaataaatgtttagtCTAATTTCAGATACTTAACATCAAAACTTGGATGTCATGGAAATTAATGTCAGGACATTTTCAAATGTCTTTACCCTGATTGCTCAGTGTCACCTTGGAGAAGCTGGAAGAGAAGCAGGAGACTCagatgagaaaaagaagaagttctgacacattttaaacaggctGCTGTGCAGCTGGAGGCTGGTAGGAATCCTTattctgttgttgtttatgttttttgtagatcaaaaaaccaacaacagcagcaacaagaagcaCAGCAGGAACTAACAGACCGACTATCAGTCCAACAAATCtatcctccttccctccatcctctgtgtctcctcctgtctgacctgcaggtgagaaacaggtgtgaggtgtcagctgtcaggtaggtgatgagtgaagaacagaacagaatccatttcctcttcaaactgctgtcagacattatctactgcactctgatcacatcactcagaccagctgctttctacaaagtctcatcaacaacatctttagaaacaaacatcaacaaccaggaagcagcttcacctctgatcacacacacactcaactctactcactcacctggaggatcaacaacacTCAGAGTGATGATGCTGATGGGATCAATATTTGAAATGGATCTCTTCCTGTGGTTTGTTTTACTCTGGACGATACGACATtcgtatgttccagtgtcattagttgtcacatccttcagaatcagagacacgtctccatccttcatctgtctgtcctgcagattcacccggttcttaaaagatagATGCTGGTTTTCTGGATCAAACTGCTCATCACGGTACAGGAGGACATAATCTTCcttcaggtcagctctgctccactctacaacaacaatgatgttgttgtttggagctcgacatgtcagagtgacgttcttctgtccagactcagctgtgatcgttttctggtctgaaagaggaaacaacacagagcagagaggttaaaggtcaaagtatcACTGACCCCTTccacagcagccaatcagagtgaTGCTCAGAGATATGCCTGATCTCTGGTTTATGGTGGTTGAATCTCACAAATGTCACCATCAGACCTGTTAAACTACAGATGAATAAAAGTCAGCTGTAAACCAGCTCCTGAGGGTTTGCAGTGAGAACAAAGTGTGAAACACATATTCCAGTGTAAACAAACAGCTTCAATGTTCAGTGGTTTTGTCCAGACTCAGCTAAGATGTCTTTCGAGTCTAAAggcaacacagagcagagaggttaaagggtTCGAAGTTCAAGTGTTCACTGCTACAGCAGCCAATCAGTGTGAAGATCAGTGAGAAACTGCTGTTCTCTGGTTTATGGTGGTTGAAGCAAATCTAACCATGAGAGTCAGAACAAGAACAACACACAGAGGAATAAAAGTGAGCTCTAACCCTGCTCCTGAAAGTCTGGAGTAAGACCAGAGTGTGAAACACAgttcagtaaaaacaaaacacagtttcACCATCAGATCTTCAGCAAAAACAAAGCCAAGCACAATAAAACCAGCTCAAGTGTCAGATAAATGCACAGCCTGTGAGTCTGCACAGACTGTCTGTAAACACAAGTTCACACACTGAGCTCACACTGACCACAATAACTGTGAGGGTGTTACTGTAGctaccactgtgtgtgtgtgtgtgtgtgtgtgtgtgtgtgtaatcagatttgtaaatgtgtaaataatGTTTAAGCTGCTGAAACATCAATGAGAAGAAGTTTTGCTCAAAGCATTGAAAACAGACAATTCATCCAGCGTTTCGATTGTTTTCACAGGAAGACTGCATTAATTATTTTAACCTGTTTatcacacaattttttttttttaaataatcagttTGTACGTTAAATAAGCTTCAACAGAACAGTGAACCATTCTGAAACATGAAAGATAAGGCTGATGACAGACTGATATTTAATCTTGTCTGTATAGATGATTTCTCACCTCCAAAAATATACAACTGTATGTAACTAGAGGACAAATGAGGGGAAACGTTTAGAAGGATTGGAATGAGAGTAACATGAGAGACAATTCAAGGTCACGATTTATTTTAAGGACTTTAAACATTGGCTGTCTCTTTATACGTGACCTTTTCTCCACCACTGCTGTGGCAATCGACAAATGTGGGTGGAGAGTTTTCTGTTCAACAAAGCTGAGGCTGCACTCTCTGTTTTACTGTGCAACACTCAACAGACAGAGTGACTGAACCAAGGCGACGTTCAGATAGACTACAGTGGATTTATCCTATGCTTGCTGTAAGTACACGATGtattcatcacacacacacacacacacacacacacgcgacAACTGTATGTATGTTCTGTGGTGTCAAAGCAAGTAGTAACTCAGTCTTCTGAACAGAGGACACTTGCACTTGTAAACCATCTCTGTCCTGACTTTGAGTAATATTTGGTACATTAGTTTTTACATcaaagggtttttttcccctatttATACAATTTTAATGCTCAAAGTCCTTAAAATAAATTGTGACCTTGAATTGTCCctcatatatatctatatgcgTGACGCATTTATGCATTTAGGCACCGCGTTCAAACAGCGGTGACCTTTGAGTCGTTCCATTCCATACCAGTAGGTGGCGGTAATCCACCATTCTGTTGCTTGCCAACTGCCAATAAAAttcagaagaagaggaagacgcGGTGACCGCAATTTCACTTTCTTTGGGTGCCAGCTCATGTAGGAATCAGTGGAAATGAAAAGGTGGATAGGTTGGCAAAAGGAGCGTTGACTAAAAATAGGACTGAGATGGAAATTAAAAGCAGCGGATCTGAAGCAAAAGGTATTGTTTGGAGGCAGGTTGTTAAGGAGTGGCAGAAGCGGTGGGATTCAGGGAGTAAGGACAGGCACTTGTATCATCTTAAGAAGGAGGTGGCAGGGTGTAGGTTGTATAGGGGTAATAGGAGAGAAGAGGTGGTCATTACCAGGCTTAGACTGGGACATTGTGCgttaaataaaacactacagatgATAGGAGAACATGAGACGGGGCTTTGTGGAGTgtgccaggaggaggaggagacggtAGAGCATGTAACACTGCGGTGCAAGGGTTATGATGTGGAGAGGAAAGTTCTGCAGAATAGATTGATGGAGCGGGGAACTGGGGAATTTAATCTGAAGAGTGTGTTGGAGGGTAGTAGGGCACAGGTGAGGGAACTGGTGGGGTTTCTGAAGGATATAGGTGTTTATGAAAGAGTGTAGGctggggttttgtttgtttgttttttcttttgatttggTTTTGTATTGCTTTTTGGATACAGATTGTACGCTCACTGACCCGTACTCCGGAACAGTAGGTGGCGGTAATGCTCCTTTACGTTGGTTGCCAACCGCCATTAAACAcaaagtagaagaagaagaagaagaagaagaagaagaagacgcgGTGACCTTCAAGCAACGCTGTTCTGCTTGCCACTTGCCAGAGAGCCGGTGAACACCGGGCGGCTACATTCTTGGTCGCCATTGCTTGGTGTTAATACGGCTATAGCTAATATAGCAATAGGTAAATGTAGTGAGACCTTTCTCCGCATATTTATTTGCTAGTTAGCCATAGCTGGGGCTAGccgctgtctaaaaatgtacCGTATTCATTTAAAGCGAGACTAGTATCGCCTGCTAGCGATTATAAACGAGCCATCGTGTTGTAGGAGCACACTATTGTCCACTCCACCGTAGCTGGGTCACAATAAAGGAGGTTCGGCTCAGTCAGAAAACACTATAATACACGTGTGTGCTTAGTTTCCAAAATATATACTTGGTGCAAGGGTTAAATCTCACCTGCAAACGAGGGTCGGTAGAAAGAGAAACTCCAGACCAGTAAGAGACATTTTATCGAATCCCACATCAGGTGATAGTGCTTTGTGGATCTCCAAGATCGAtgttaataaaatagaataatccCATAAATATTCCAGGTGACGCTATTTGTAAAGACCACAGAGACGTTTAACCTTTTGTAACCACTACTCCGTTAGCTGAGCTGCGAATGCCAGCCTGCCTCAAGTGGTCAGGGCAGATAGTGGAATTTAAATGAATGGGAAACACGTCAGTTTCCGCacatttttttgggggggatgtACCTGCTTGTAATAAACAGAATTGATCATATTGTAACATTAAGTTCTGTAATTATAAGATCGAGCCCAAATTACTATGGCCTTTCTAAAGCCAGAATCCAGGTGCTGCAGTTTTCCTGTATTAATCtacacagccaatcagaaataattattttcttaatATAAGTTTATGAATATCTAAATTCTgtctcagtgcactgtgaacTCAGTGAATAACTGCCTCGCACAAATATACTTCTCTATTACTGATGTCTGCATCAAAAACCTTTGGTGAGTTCAGCAGGATAAAAAAATTGTGTAATACTTTGGTCTGAAAAGGCTGACTTACCATCGAGGtgtagttttctttttgaccTCCTTAATTCTTACTGATGAGAATATTTGGTTTTATTATAATGGATTAAGTGACAGCAGAAAACAGTTACAAACTTTTTCCTGTTCTGAAGTTTCATGAAGGCAACGTTTAAGATGTACCTCAAACTGATGCTGTTGTACAATCTGTGAAACTAATTGTTtctattttataaatatttttcaaccacaaataacaaaaaataccaCCTGATAATTATTTAATGTCAGTGTTTTTGGGGAATAGGAAGATATGTTGAAATCCAGTAATTTTAGTAGAAGTGTCGGAGTACCAATAAAATAATCCAGAATTACTGTTCTCAAAACCAAGAAATTTCTGATAGaaaaaatttaatttttctGTCTTGACAGGTGACAGGGTTtgattttaaagtgttttagggGGAGAAAGGTACTGTAGTGTGTTTATAGttgtatattattttatatataatttatCTTACCACAACTATGTTTGAACCAATAGAAAAGCTgttgctcagaggaagagggcgactttacttggtgtcagtgacagaaatgaaaaagagctcaaatgagtgagaagggtTAGAGGTCTACTTGCTCTGTAAGtcgaatctctgtgtttgtttgaattcttgtaacTTCACTGTCAGCTCTCCTGATAAATGAAGTAATGAAATAATCCACAGTACTTAATTTAGACAGTTGAAACACGTCACTTGGTGtgactttatttttctgcttGCTTAGGATCTTTATGACTCGGAATAAAACTGCAACCATCTAAGAGTTATTGAATCTGTTGTTGTTTCTagcctgaatttttttttttttgaataagtATCTCTTGTATGACTTTGAATGGCCCTAATTAAGAACATGCAGGGATTTCTGTATTACAAACTATTCTCTGTGTAAGGGTCCAGCAGTTTATTGCTAAATTAAACAGATGAGATTGTCTAAATTTTCTAACTTTGCATGAAAATCACACTCAGAAGTCAAATTTCAGCAGTAAATGgacagtgtgtgttttctgcTTCTCCTTTAACAACATGaacagtttttcatgttttataaaTCTGTAACCACATTAGTTACTTTGTCCTGTTGATTCTGCTGACACTGAGATTCCTCACCATGACGATGATGTTACTGTGCATATAGGATTGCAAAATGTTGGTCTGCGTTGTACCTTGTAGTAGAATatatttcttcttcctcttctggtGCTAACGACAAATGACCAAATACCAGTCGTGTGTTTGTCCAAAACGGCCACAGAGCTGCTGAAACCTGCTGTCAAGTTTCTTAGAAATCTTTTCGTATTGCTACATGGGAAGTAATGACCTCAttgtttaataaaactcttCCTTTTATTTACTGCACATAATGTAATGTTGCATGCTGGCCGATTTATCCACActgagttatttatttatttttgtgtgtgcttcTTGTGCAGAGAGTGATCAGCTGCAGTCTGCTCAGCAGTGAGAAATGAAGACATCAGTTATGGACGAATCAtcgaagagaagagaaacagtCTATAGAAGGTACAGCTGCTCTCCTTTTAGTGCAAAGACAATAAATCTGTTTCCTTAAAATTGAACTTTAGTTCAAGTCAAAGTCTTATTTTAGTAGGAAAAAGTTTATGTGAAGGAAATTCTCTAAAGCACGAATAAACTCCATTTTTGTACAATATGTTGGATCTTTTTCAAAGCGGTGTATTCAGAAGAAAATTGACAGTAAATTCCtcactgtttgttttaaactggCCTCTGTGATATGATATGAGACTGGACTTGAACTACACAGATAATTTTCTCGTCTCAAAGAGGAAAtgacacagagcagagatgtTAAAGAGGTTCAGCTGTATGAGTCTACAGCACTGATCAGAGAGAGAAATCTGTGGTCTCTGGTGGGTTGTTCTCAGGCTCCTGGGGCCCTGTTAATGTACCGGAGTCACTGGCCTCTGGTGGGGTGGGCTGCCCATTGCCTCTGTTTCTCTGGGGCTCTTGCTGTTTGAGCAAGAGGGCTCCGTCTGGGGCCTCCTCCTCACAGTTGTCATCAAAATGTGTGACCTCATGTCATAAGGACTCAATGTCCTGCTTGTATAGTAATATATCAATGTCAGCTCTGGCATTGCTGTATCACACATGTACATGTGagtctgaataaataaaatgaaagaacagtaattaaaaaaaaaaaagcaaagtagCCTGATCCTCCTGCCTCCTGGCAGCCTGCAGGTGTGGTTTGAACTGCCACAAACATGATAAGGAAACTTTCTTTATGtctctgctgcttttacacaaagccaaactctggaaatgcCACACTCCAAAAACTTTGAACTGATCACAAGGTTAACTTACATGCTGCTATTAGATGTTCTTTACATTTGAACCATGAACTTAATTTTAAAGTAGAAGAAGAATCTGTCACTAGTTTCATGAAGCCAGGGATTGACAACTTTGTGGTTATGCAGTGTAATGATTGTGTGAGAAGAGCATCGTCTTTCCTACTGTCCTTTCTTCACCTTATAACACGTTATAACTGAATTATTATCAAGGCACAAACTCTTAAAtccacaaagtaaaagacacAAAGTTGAATCTAATCTTTTATTGTGTATCTGTGTTTCTGCTACCACCTGGTTTAACCAATACAGAAACACCACAAAAACTTAACTCTCACAGGAAAGAGTAGGAGGACCACTCGATAGGACCATGAACTGGTCCTAATGTTGGCCTGATTAAACCAAGAAGGATGGAGCAAACACCTCTACTGTGTCTCCTCTGTGAGTTACAGCAATGATTATCTATGAAAAGGCTTAAAGACCCTCTCTCTGTGGTTGCTCCATCACAAACATCCAGTTTGTTGTAGACTCagcaggtttgttttgttttttaggagtAAGAAGAACAAgggcaaacaaacaacaacccaCATGATTAAAATGAATACAGTGGAATTCTGTCCATGATTATATTAGATCACATTTGGCTTCATTAATGATTTTATTGCTTTAAAATAAAGTGATACAAATAAACTATGGAGCACAAAGTACAATATTTCATCCAAAATACAGTGGAgtagaaagaaaaagcagaatagTTTAGAAATAATTTaagaagtaaaagaaaataCGTTAAAATTGTGCTACATTCAAATACTTAAAGTACTTTCTGAGACTGATCCTGCTCATGCTCTCAACCAGAATATTTCATTAGATAAATGTGGCTCTAGTGTCCAGCTCCTCATTACAGCTCTGTTATACTTGTATCATTTTGCTGTGTTCATTACAGCCCAACAGTAAAATGCTGGTAATTTATGGTGGATTAGAGAAGCTGATCTGTTTTTGAATAAAGCTGAAATAGACTGCCTGTGTGCAACATCTACATCTGACTCACTCAGTATAACAGGGTGACTCATCTGACAGGACTGGTACACTTTCTGTTTCTTGCAGATCCTGGTAATTTTCCATTAGGTAGTCTAACAATGCAGGAACTTAATACAGATTCGAGGTGATAGTTACTGCTGTGTTTCTCTGGAAAACCGAGTGCTTATTGAGCCTCTGACTAATtaaaacaacagagaaatgaaattGCATATaggttttaatttgtatcatgTTTCCTACAGTGTGTTGTGCAGGTTATTTatgacttgttttttgtttggagTTTATCTTTGAAAAGAACAAACTGCTGAAAGTTTAAACCATTTGCCCATAAATGTCAGTTCAGGGCGTGTCGGACAGCAGAGAAGATAAAACCTTTATGCATCATGTGAAGTGTTTGTGATCTGATGTTTTACACTCTGCTCTGAAAAGCACAGCATACTATTCAGTTCATGTGTGATGACATGTTGTTAGAGTTAAGCTCCCCAGAGACACGTTTTTCTTCTACAGTTTGTTACTGATTATGGTGAGGGAGACAGAGGAAGCAGGAAGTAGTTCAAGCATGTACACTTTGGTACTCGTACACTCACAGTGTTGTTGTGGTTGAGACTTTTACAAGTCAGGGAAGAaacatttaccattttaaaagtacatttatCTCCTTGTTCTGTATAGAAAGCAGCTTCACTGATTTAGTATGAGGTATGTGGCACAGTGCAGAGCACACAGCTGCAAACCATGAACATTCACTCTGTATGAGCTCCTCCATTTTgactaacaggaagaaatcctGGGCTCGTATGAATGCTTGTTTGAAGGGTTCatggatgttttcttttctgtcgGTCACTAAATCGCAGTTTCACAACTCCTACCATAAACCACCGGAAGTCTATGTATGTTCATTAGTTTGATCTGGAAACAAGAAGTGTAGTTATGACTGAGTAAGACAGGTGATCATTTCACTGAGGTGCAGCATGAAGGTACGAGCTGTGCTGAGACTGCTCTGTAAGTACTTTCTTATCCTCAATAGATGAATCAAACCTGGTATTTAAGATGTGTAAATAACTACATTAAGGATTTTCTGTAAAGAACAGGATGTAATCTGTGCTTTGAGATTCATTTTAGAACATTCATACTGCAGTCAGCACTTTGTGCAAACGTGTAGATGTAAAAGCTTTTTTAAtctaacaaaacagaaacatgaattcTCTGCTGCTCCCGTTTTACAAGACCACAGAGGCAGAACAACAAAACCTAGGGACAGGAAGCTTAAAACAGACGTTTCTACACTGTGTCGACCTGAGATGTTTCTAAACTCTTACTCCAATCATGCTTGAAAGTGCTTGAaacattttgtctttctctTCAGGTTTCGCCTTTCTGGCACATTACACAACATGCCACGGTCAGTAAATGTGTTTCCTAACAGTTTAAACCTGATCATTTCTTCCTAAAAAGCAGTAACAGTATGAATTAattcaaatataaattttacattttatgcacgtttttcattgttttctgtgGTGTTTCCTATCATTATTCCTGGAGTTCAGACTAAACACTGAATTTTCTGTTCTGATCACACAGAGGTCAAAGTGAGGCCGGGACAAAATGCCACACTTGAGTGTCGTGGCTCCAGAGATTTAATGATCTCAGTGGTACAGTGGCGCAAACCTGATCTCAAACCAGACAGTTATGTGTTCTTCTACCGAAAACCACACTCGTATGAGAACTACCGGCACGAGTCCTTTAAAGGCCGAGTGGATCTGAGAGAGCCGTCCATGAAGGACGGAGATGCTTCTGTGGTTCTGAGGAACGTCAGCATCAGCGATACAGGAACGTACGAGTGTGAGATTATAACCAGCAACACAAGAAGTGGTGAGAGAGACGTCACAGAGTTCAAGCACTCCATCAACC
The sequence above is a segment of the Oreochromis aureus strain Israel breed Guangdong linkage group 3, ZZ_aureus, whole genome shotgun sequence genome. Coding sequences within it:
- the LOC120436849 gene encoding uncharacterized protein LOC120436849 — protein: MWDSIKCLLLVWSFSFYRPSFADQKTITAESGQKNVTLTCRAPNNNIIVVVEWSRADLKEDYVLLYRDEQFDPENQHLSFKNRVNLQDRQMKDGDVSLILKDVTTNDTGTYECRIVQSKTNHRKRSISNIDPISIITLSVVDPPGQTGGDTEDGGKEDRFVGLIVGLLVPAVLLVAAVVGFLIYKKHKQQQNKDSYQPPAAQQPV